A genomic region of Haliotis asinina isolate JCU_RB_2024 chromosome 1, JCU_Hal_asi_v2, whole genome shotgun sequence contains the following coding sequences:
- the LOC137284621 gene encoding uncharacterized protein, with the protein MVMLVYSLLFLPAVWGGTELLKNADFESHFSSSDWRAMSGTISATSDAYHGHQAAKVTKRTHSYSALEQYVTVKKGHRYYFRAYVKILNYAHSKDKQNVAPGMSFKERSSGKTHYQGFGVTPYIQVGQWHIIGGDTLIPDVDITDAHVYIRPDDQSVDFIVDDASLQEILPLTGFPADANKRIDSIRKADITIRLDDHSVAPSGLSVEVEETSGMFGFGSAINAKALVDPSMKGYQNFFYQNFKWAVHGGYLKWKTMEPQRGHIDYDTAMKAINALLSHGVKIRGHNIFWESNSPAWVDHLSGQALRQAMEKRLHDVVGHYKGKLQQWDVDNECLSNDTLVRHSGDVNLTMWMFREAHKIDPNVQLYFNDHEIVNYNKHTVALEDLAVYYKAVGVPVSGIGIQSHVHHPIDLVVIKARLDEVARAGLPIWITEMTIEGVPEKDKPQMFDDLLRLYFSHHAVQGIMLWGFWSKLMSRPESALCTGSDCTPNDTGKRVHQLLQTEWRTHETHDLHKGQTIHIRGFKGHYTLRVKHADHVIHEENFYLGYKGTDLKVSLSGSSTRPHVNQILVG; encoded by the exons ATGGTAATGTTGGTCTACAGCCTGTTGTTCCTCCCTGCTGTCTGGGGAGGAACTGAACTTCTGAAGAACGCCGACTTCGAGAGCCATTTTAGCAGCTCCGACTGGAGGGCTATGTCCGGCACCATCTCTGCGACATCCGACGCCTATCACGGACACCAAGCGGCTAAAGTCACTAAAAG AACCCACAGTTATAGCGCACTTGAACAGTACGTCACTGTCAAGAAAGGTCACCGCTATTACTTCCGGGCGTATGTGAAGATCCTGAACTATGCACACAGCAAGGACAAACAAAATGTGGCGCCAGGGATGAGCTTCAAAGAAAGAAGCAGCG GGAAAACCCACTACCAGGGATTCGGTGTGACTCCCTACATACAGGTCGGTCAATGGCACATCATCGGCGGGGATACACTAATCCCGGATGTTG ATATTACTGATGCTCACGTGTACATCCGCCCTGACGACCAAAGCGTGGACTTCATCGTGGACGACGCCAGTCTACAGGAAATCCTCCCTCTGACTGGTTTCCCAGCCGACGCCAATAAGAGGATTGATTCGATCAGGAAAGCTGACATCACAATCAG ACTTGATGACCATTCAGTAGCCCCAAGCGGTCTAAGTGTTGAG GTAGAGGAAACATCGGGTATGTTTGGCTTTGGGTCAGCTATAAACGCTAAAGCGCTGGTGGACCCAAGCATGAAGGGCTATCAGAACTTCTTCTACCAGAACTTCAAGTGGGCAGTCCATGGCGGCTACCTCAAGTGGAAGACGATGGAACCACAGAGG GGTCACATCGACTACGACACTGCAATGAAGGCCATTAATGCGCTGTTGAGTCACGG CGTTAAAATTAGAGGTCACAACATCTTCTGGGAGTCGAACTCGCCTGCCTGGGTTGACCATCTGTCTGGACAAGCTTTGCGTCAGGCTATGGAGAAACGTTTGCATGACGTGGTTGGACATTACAAGGGAAA ATTGCAGCAGTGGGATGTCGACAACGAGTGTCTGAGTAACGACACCCTCGTACGCCATTCCGGAGATGTGAACCTCACTATGTGGATGTTCCGAGAAGCGCACAAGATCGACCCTAACGTTCAACTGTACTTCAACGACCACGAAATTGTCAACTACAACAAACATACTGTG GCTTTAGAAGACCTGGCTGTCTACTACAAGGCAGTTGGAGTCCCTGTTTCAGGAATAGGCATACAGAGTCACGTCCATCACCCAATAGATCTGGTGGTGATCAAG GCTCGACTGGACGAGGTGGCCCGGGCTGGTCTGCCCATCTGGATCACCGAGATGACCATAGAGGGCGTGCCAGAGAAGGACAAGCCACAGATGTTTGATGACCTGCTGCGTCTCTACTTCAGTCACCACGCCGTCCAAGGCATCATGCTGTGGGGATTCTGGAGCAAACTCATGTCCCGACCCGAGTCAGCTCTGTGTACTGGATCTGATTGCACG CCCAATGACACGGGCAAACGTGTCCACCAGCTCCTACAAACTGAATGGCGGACACACGAAACTCATGACTTACATAAAGGTCAAACCATCCACATCCGGGGATTTAAAGGGCACTACACGCTGCGCGTGAAGCACGCGGATCACGTGATCCACGAGGAGAACTTCTATCTGGGCTATAAAGGGACAGACCTGAAAGTATCACTCTCAGGATCTA GTACTCGTCCACATGTGAATCAAATTCTGGTCGGCTGA